From a region of the Actinomadura luzonensis genome:
- a CDS encoding glycosyltransferase family 4 protein, with the protein MPSRMTARADSPPSPPPRRCYVVCTEVPPNVVGGLGRYAERMIPALAGSGVPVEVFGAAGPRRRPGTDRTGGVTLHRLRTAGAPGARVRPLVRIAGLLAFNVRVAARVLRADRAGRSGRSGRADRSGAVVAVHDWMGCLAGILCRLLGRMPVVFHVHTCEHNPATGARRTAVTVGITALETAQARLATLIVVPSAGMRDELVARGWPPGRLRVVPHGFEDPELVRLAALPDADRDRLRSEVRARYLPGGAGRLIVFAGRLSPHKGAHTLVRAVPALLRDHDDLRVVLVGGQSPGTGDAAELARLIEREGVGRHVVATHRFLGAPEVFAHFLAADVCVFPSSYEPFGLVAVEAMALGRPVVVGPGYSPEVVGDGAVRCRTGSPAELAAALSRCLDDPGHAAALARRGAAHVRARYSWARTAEATLATYAEAVH; encoded by the coding sequence ATGCCAAGCCGCATGACGGCCCGCGCCGACAGCCCTCCCTCGCCTCCGCCGCGCCGCTGCTACGTCGTCTGCACCGAGGTCCCGCCGAACGTCGTCGGCGGCCTCGGCCGGTACGCCGAGCGCATGATCCCCGCCCTGGCCGGCTCCGGCGTCCCGGTCGAGGTGTTCGGCGCGGCCGGCCCGCGCCGGCGTCCGGGAACGGACCGGACCGGCGGCGTCACGCTGCACCGGCTGCGCACCGCGGGGGCTCCCGGCGCCCGGGTCCGGCCGCTCGTCAGGATCGCCGGGCTGCTCGCCTTCAACGTCCGGGTCGCGGCCCGCGTCCTGCGCGCCGACCGCGCCGGTCGCTCGGGTCGCTCGGGTCGCGCCGACCGCTCCGGCGCGGTCGTCGCGGTGCACGACTGGATGGGCTGCCTGGCCGGGATCCTGTGCCGCCTGCTCGGCCGGATGCCGGTGGTCTTCCACGTGCACACCTGCGAGCACAACCCCGCCACGGGCGCCCGCCGCACCGCCGTGACCGTCGGCATCACCGCGCTGGAGACGGCGCAGGCCCGGCTCGCCACCCTGATCGTGGTGCCCAGCGCGGGCATGCGCGACGAGCTCGTGGCGCGCGGCTGGCCGCCCGGCCGCCTCCGCGTCGTGCCGCACGGCTTCGAGGACCCCGAGCTGGTACGGCTGGCCGCGCTGCCCGACGCCGACCGCGACCGGCTGCGCTCGGAGGTCCGGGCCCGCTACCTGCCCGGCGGCGCCGGCCGGCTGATCGTCTTCGCCGGCCGCCTGTCACCGCACAAGGGCGCGCACACCCTGGTCAGGGCCGTGCCGGCGCTGCTTCGCGACCACGACGACCTGCGGGTCGTGCTCGTCGGCGGGCAGAGCCCCGGCACCGGCGACGCCGCCGAGCTGGCCCGGCTGATCGAGCGGGAGGGCGTCGGCCGGCACGTCGTCGCCACCCACCGCTTCCTGGGCGCGCCCGAGGTGTTCGCGCACTTCCTGGCCGCCGACGTGTGCGTCTTCCCCTCGTCGTACGAGCCGTTCGGGCTGGTCGCGGTCGAGGCGATGGCGCTGGGCCGGCCGGTCGTGGTGGGCCCCGGCTACTCCCCCGAGGTGGTCGGCGACGGAGCGGTCCGCTGCCGCACCGGCTCGCCTGCGGAGCTGGCCGCGGCCCTGTCCCGCTGCCTCGACGACCCCGGCCACGCGGCCGCCCTCGCCCGGCGCGGCGCCGCCCACGTCCGCGCCCGCTACTCCTGGGCCCGCACGGCGGAGGCCACCCTCGCGACGTACGCGGAAGCGGTCCACTGA
- a CDS encoding dihydrofolate reductase family protein, with protein sequence MGKVVLYSTVSVDGFIADPNDQVGPLFDWMSGGDVPLDDKGEVKVTQASYDYVRPYWDEIGVTVVGRHVFDLTKGWGGRPPSGIDHMVVVTHRPMPDDWDAAAPFHFVEGVEAAVEQARRLAGDRTVEVAAGDVGGQVLAAGLVDEVAMDVAPVVLGAGKRYFGSVDAQHLLEDPHVVIQGNRVLHLRYRVRTG encoded by the coding sequence GTGGGCAAGGTGGTCCTGTACAGCACGGTGTCCGTGGACGGCTTCATCGCGGACCCGAACGACCAGGTCGGGCCGCTGTTCGACTGGATGTCCGGCGGTGACGTCCCGTTGGACGACAAGGGGGAGGTGAAGGTCACCCAGGCGTCCTACGACTACGTCCGCCCGTACTGGGACGAGATCGGGGTGACGGTCGTCGGCCGCCACGTCTTCGACCTGACGAAGGGGTGGGGCGGCCGGCCGCCGAGCGGCATCGACCACATGGTCGTCGTGACCCACCGGCCGATGCCGGACGACTGGGACGCCGCGGCCCCCTTCCACTTCGTCGAGGGCGTCGAGGCCGCCGTGGAGCAGGCGCGACGGCTGGCGGGCGACCGCACGGTGGAGGTCGCCGCCGGCGACGTCGGCGGCCAGGTGCTGGCGGCCGGGCTCGTCGACGAGGTGGCCATGGACGTCGCGCCGGTGGTCCTCGGCGCGGGCAAGCGCTACTTCGGCTCCGTCGACGCCCAGCACCTGCTGGAGGACCCCCACGTGGTCATCCAGGGCAACCGGGTGCTCCACCTGCGCTACCGCGTGCGCACCGGATAG
- a CDS encoding AraC family transcriptional regulator has translation MEYVSKAPRKPLAGLIDDLYYLAGAPPYSRLTLPPMPSAVLILNLGAPFRIRAATESVAIESAEYADGCVITTLTRALEFGYPPRTRSVGVHFKPWGLAPFLPMPAAELRDRPLTVEQVWGRRAVCELRDRLAAARGPYEMLTLLEDELTRLMRRTRETTGLGLVRHASGVIAATRGSVVIGDLSAAAGVSGAHLGQRFKELIGLTPKRLARTYRFAATVRAIDAAGPVDWADLAGRAGYFDQAHFGHEFRTFTGLTPTRYVEARRRFLREHPGHALDVGPLPAV, from the coding sequence GTGGAGTACGTGTCCAAAGCACCACGAAAGCCGCTCGCCGGGCTGATCGACGACCTCTACTACCTGGCGGGCGCGCCGCCGTACTCCCGGCTGACGCTGCCACCGATGCCGTCGGCGGTGCTCATCCTCAACCTCGGGGCGCCGTTCCGGATCCGCGCCGCCACCGAGTCCGTGGCCATCGAGTCCGCCGAGTACGCCGACGGCTGCGTGATCACCACCCTCACCCGCGCCCTGGAGTTCGGCTACCCGCCGCGCACCCGGTCGGTCGGCGTGCACTTCAAGCCGTGGGGGCTGGCGCCGTTCCTGCCGATGCCGGCGGCCGAGCTGCGCGACCGGCCGCTGACGGTGGAGCAGGTCTGGGGCCGCCGCGCCGTGTGCGAGCTGCGGGACCGGCTGGCCGCGGCGCGCGGGCCGTACGAGATGCTGACGCTGCTGGAGGACGAGCTGACACGGCTCATGCGGCGCACGCGCGAGACCACCGGGCTGGGGCTGGTCCGCCACGCGAGCGGCGTCATCGCGGCGACCCGGGGATCGGTGGTGATCGGCGACCTGAGCGCGGCGGCCGGCGTCAGCGGCGCCCACCTGGGGCAGCGGTTCAAGGAGCTCATCGGCCTCACGCCGAAGCGGCTCGCCCGCACCTACCGATTCGCCGCCACCGTGCGCGCGATCGACGCCGCCGGGCCGGTCGACTGGGCCGACCTGGCCGGCCGCGCCGGCTACTTCGACCAGGCCCACTTCGGCCACGAGTTCCGGACGTTCACCGGGCTCACCCCGACCCGGTACGTCGAGGCCCGCCGCCGGTTCCTGCGCGAGCACCCCGGCCACGCCCTCGACGTCGGGCCGCTGCCGGCCGTTTAG
- a CDS encoding SDR family NAD(P)-dependent oxidoreductase: protein MSSKVWFITGSSRGLGRHFTEAALSRGDRVAAAARNAADLDDLVTAYGDAVLPLAVDVTDRAAVLDGVRRAVDRFGRLDVVVNNAGYAQVGAVEELTEQELRDQMETNLFGAVWVVQAVLPHLREQRSGHIIQLSSAAGVIAMPLGGAYHASKWALEGLNEALAGEVAEFGVKVTIVEPGGFATRGGKNPDPLANGHMSSTDPAYDGLRARLGALAGKQPAGDPAAAAQALLKLADLDSPPLRVLFGQGFYPMIQDAYDARLKTWSDWQHLSAEAHGAGAGPR from the coding sequence ATGAGCAGCAAGGTCTGGTTCATCACCGGCTCGTCCCGCGGCCTCGGCCGCCACTTCACCGAGGCCGCCCTGTCCCGCGGCGACCGGGTGGCCGCCGCCGCGAGGAACGCCGCCGACCTCGACGACCTGGTCACCGCGTACGGCGACGCGGTGCTCCCGCTCGCCGTGGACGTCACCGACAGAGCCGCCGTCCTCGACGGCGTGCGGCGCGCCGTGGACCGCTTCGGCCGCCTCGACGTCGTCGTGAACAACGCCGGCTACGCCCAGGTCGGCGCGGTCGAGGAGCTCACCGAGCAGGAATTGCGCGACCAGATGGAGACCAACCTGTTCGGCGCGGTGTGGGTCGTCCAGGCGGTCCTGCCGCACCTGCGCGAGCAGCGCTCGGGGCACATCATCCAGCTCTCCTCGGCGGCCGGGGTGATCGCGATGCCGCTCGGCGGCGCGTACCACGCCTCGAAGTGGGCGCTGGAGGGCCTGAACGAGGCCCTGGCCGGCGAGGTCGCCGAGTTCGGCGTCAAGGTCACCATCGTCGAGCCCGGCGGCTTCGCCACCAGGGGCGGCAAGAACCCGGACCCGCTCGCCAACGGCCACATGTCCAGCACCGACCCGGCCTACGACGGCCTCCGCGCCCGCCTCGGCGCGCTCGCCGGCAAGCAGCCCGCGGGCGACCCGGCCGCCGCCGCGCAGGCCCTCCTCAAGCTCGCCGACCTCGACAGCCCGCCCCTGCGCGTCCTGTTCGGCCAGGGCTTCTACCCGATGATCCAGGACGCGTACGACGCCCGTCTCAAGACCTGGTCCGACTGGCAGCACCTGTCGGCCGAGGCCCACGGCGCGGGCGCGGGCCCCCGCTGA
- a CDS encoding SDR family NAD(P)-dependent oxidoreductase: protein MSDNNSAPRPTTVLITGANKGLGLEAARRLGLMGWTVFLGSRDEARGQAAVDKLAADGVTAILVPLDVTSDESAAAAARLVTEHTDRLDVLINNAGAPGGIVPPADATVADLHEVYDTNVYGPVRVTHAFLPLLQAADHPRVVMVSSGGGSFAVVTDPEQRVSKMHELAYSSSKAALNMITVRYAQALPHIKFNVATPGEVANRKFTATDMNHHTGELTVTEGTDPIIRLATLDPDGPTGVFVDRLGPVAW, encoded by the coding sequence ATGAGCGACAACAACAGCGCCCCGCGCCCCACCACCGTGCTGATCACCGGAGCCAACAAGGGTCTCGGCCTGGAGGCCGCCCGCCGGCTCGGCCTGATGGGCTGGACCGTCTTCCTCGGCTCCCGCGACGAGGCCCGAGGACAGGCCGCCGTGGACAAGCTGGCCGCCGACGGCGTGACCGCGATCCTCGTCCCCCTCGACGTGACCTCCGACGAGTCCGCCGCCGCCGCCGCCCGCCTGGTCACCGAGCACACCGACCGCCTCGACGTGCTCATCAACAACGCCGGCGCCCCCGGCGGCATCGTCCCGCCCGCGGACGCCACCGTCGCCGACCTGCACGAGGTCTACGACACCAACGTCTACGGCCCCGTCCGCGTCACCCACGCCTTCCTGCCCCTCCTCCAGGCCGCCGACCACCCGCGCGTGGTGATGGTCTCCAGCGGCGGCGGCTCGTTCGCCGTCGTGACGGACCCGGAGCAGCGCGTCTCGAAGATGCACGAGCTGGCCTACAGCTCCTCCAAGGCCGCCCTCAACATGATCACCGTCCGCTACGCCCAGGCGCTGCCGCACATCAAGTTCAACGTCGCCACGCCCGGCGAGGTCGCCAACCGCAAGTTCACCGCCACCGACATGAACCACCACACCGGCGAGCTGACCGTCACCGAGGGCACCGACCCGATCATCCGGCTCGCCACCCTCGACCCCGACGGCCCCACCGGCGTCTTCGTCGACCGCCTCGGCCCCGTCGCCTGGTAA
- a CDS encoding NAD(P)/FAD-dependent oxidoreductase has translation MRRVDVLVVGAGLAGLHTARLLAGRGLDVLVVDRRRSLATGIRTTGIFVRRTLDDFDLPGHLLGPGIRDVLLYPPSRRSPVRLTSERDEFRVADMAGVYAYARRAAETAGARVELGVRYAGPAAGGARLAGTEPVAARFVVGADGARSRVARDLGLDVNRRFLAGAELVHPVAPGAGRAPAFHCVLDPRIAPGYLGWVVDDGREAHVGVAGYPGAMRGGVRRLLDAFVAAGPPGHPAPAGPVARRGGPIPVGGVLRRLACPAGLLVGDAAGAVSPLTAGGLDPCLRLSELAAAVVAEYLRTGDERVLRRYDGGALRARFRGRLLSRRAFAGIRSPAVAEAAVAALRGRAGRAVAARVLFGDGSFPDVRPDAVGGPVTRSRSG, from the coding sequence ATGCGGAGAGTGGACGTACTGGTCGTCGGGGCGGGCCTGGCCGGGCTGCACACGGCCCGGCTGCTGGCCGGGCGCGGGCTGGACGTGCTGGTGGTCGACCGCCGCCGGTCGCTGGCCACGGGCATCAGGACGACGGGCATCTTCGTGCGGCGCACCCTCGACGACTTCGACCTGCCCGGGCACCTGCTCGGCCCGGGCATCAGGGACGTGCTGCTGTACCCGCCGTCGCGGCGCTCGCCGGTCAGGCTCACCAGCGAGCGGGACGAGTTCCGCGTCGCGGACATGGCGGGCGTGTACGCGTACGCCCGCCGGGCCGCGGAGACGGCGGGGGCGCGGGTGGAGCTGGGCGTCCGCTACGCGGGGCCGGCGGCGGGAGGTGCGCGGCTGGCGGGGACGGAGCCGGTGGCGGCGCGGTTCGTCGTCGGGGCGGACGGGGCGCGCTCGCGGGTGGCGCGCGACCTCGGCCTCGACGTCAACCGCCGGTTCCTGGCCGGCGCCGAGCTCGTCCATCCGGTCGCGCCCGGCGCGGGGCGGGCGCCGGCGTTCCACTGCGTGCTGGACCCGCGGATCGCGCCCGGCTACCTGGGGTGGGTCGTCGACGACGGGCGGGAGGCCCATGTCGGCGTGGCGGGGTACCCGGGGGCGATGCGCGGTGGCGTCCGCCGGCTGCTGGACGCCTTCGTCGCCGCCGGGCCGCCCGGCCACCCGGCGCCGGCCGGGCCGGTGGCGCGCAGAGGGGGGCCGATCCCGGTGGGCGGGGTGCTGCGGCGGCTGGCGTGTCCCGCCGGGCTGCTGGTGGGGGACGCCGCGGGCGCGGTGTCGCCGCTGACGGCGGGCGGGCTGGACCCGTGCCTGCGCCTGTCGGAGCTGGCGGCGGCGGTCGTGGCGGAGTACCTGCGGACGGGCGACGAGCGGGTGCTGCGGCGCTACGACGGGGGCGCGTTGCGGGCCCGGTTCCGGGGGCGGCTGCTGTCGCGGCGGGCGTTCGCGGGCATCCGGTCGCCCGCCGTGGCGGAGGCCGCGGTGGCGGCGCTGCGCGGCCGGGCCGGGCGGGCGGTGGCGGCGCGGGTCCTGTTCGGCGACGGGTCCTTCCCCGACGTGCGGCCCGACGCCGTGGGCGGCCCGGTCACGAGGAGCCGGAGTGGGTGA